The Alcaligenes faecalis sequence CATTTCAGGAGCGTAACCCGCGTCAACCAGCGTGTCGAAACCCGCTTTGATCAGCTCAACCGCACCACCGCACAAAACAGCCTGTTCACCGAACAAGTCGGTTTCGGTTTCTTCGCGGAAGTTGGTTTCGATGATACCGGCACGGCCACCGCCGTTAGCGGAGGCGTAAGACAGAGCCACGTCGCGAGCAGCGCCGGTCTTGTCCTGGTAAACAGCAATCAGGTGAGGAACGCCGCCGCCTTGGCTGTAGGTGCCGCGAACGGTGTGACCTGGAGCCTTGGGAGCAATCATGATGACGTCGATATCGTCACGGGGCACAACCTGGCCGTAGTGAACGTTAAAGCCGTGAGCAAATGCCAGCGCGGCGCCGGGCTTGATGTTCTCGGCAACCTGGTTGCGGTAAACCTCGGCAATGTTTTCATCAGGCAACAAGATCATGACGACGTCAGCACCCTTGACAGCCTCAGCCACTTCCTGAACTTTCAGGCCAGCGTTCTCGGCTTTGCTCCAGGAAGCGCCGCCTTTACGCAGACCAACCACTACGTTCACGCCGGACTCGTGCAGGTTCAGGGCGTGAGCGTGGCCTTGCGAGCCGTAACCGATGATGGCAACGGTCTTGCCTTTGATCAGGGAAAGATCACAATCCTTGTCGTAGAAAACTTTCATTTCAGGTGCTCCAAATTTAATAATTTCGCTTAAACAGCAATTCGAGAATGGCCGCTCTTGCAGCAGCGGCACAAAAAGAACCTTGACTCATTACTTCCAGAACAGGGCCACCGTGGTCCACACGGCATCAGGCCGTATTTACCCTTTATAAGGAGCTGCCTTGAAACGCAGCCCCTTGAATAAAAGCGGTCATTATGTCCTGAAAAAGCCTTGGCTTACAGCTTTAAGACACGTTCGCCACGGCTGACGCCAGAGACCCCGGTGCGCACTGTTTCAAGAATGGCCGTACGATCCAGCGCATTGATGAAAGCAGCAATTTTGTCTTGAACACCGGTCAATTCGATGGTGTATGTTTTGTCCGTAACATCGATGATGCGACCACGGAAAATATCCGCCATGCGCTTCATCTCTTCACGTTCCTTGCCCACCGCCCGCACTTTGATCAGCATGAGCTCACGCTCGATGTGAGGGCCTTCGGACAGATCCACCACCTTGACCACGTCAACCAGCCGGTTCAAGTGTTTGGTGATCTGCTCGATGACGTCGTCCGCCCCTCGCGTAACGATCGTCATGCGAGACAGGGTGTCGTCCTCGGTTGGAGCAACCGTCAAGGTCTCGATGTTATAGCCACGGGCCGAAAACAGGCCGACCACACGGGACAGTGCGCCGGGCTCGTTTTCCAGAAGGATAGAAATGACGTGTTTCATGGTTCTCTCCTTACAGATCGTCCGGGCCCAAAAGCATTTCTGTCAGGCCACGGCCTGCTTTCACCATCGGGAACACGTTTTCGGTTTGATCCGTGATGAAGTTCAGAAATACCAGGCGGTCTTTGTGCGTGGTGAAGGCTTCGCGAATCGCGGGAACCACATCGGCTGGCTTGTCGATCTCCAGACCTACGTGACCATAGCTTTCCACCAGTTTGACAAAGTCAGGCAGTGCATCCACGTAGGACTCGGAATAGCGCGAGCCGTAGTCGATTTGCTGCCACTGGCGCACCATGCCCAAATAACGATTGTTCAGGCAAAGAACCTTGGGGCTCAAGCGGTACTGTTTACACGTAGACAGTTCCTGGATGTTCATCTGGATGGAACCTTCACCGGTGATGACGGCCACATCCTGGCCAGGGTTGGCCATCTGCACACCCATTGCGTAAGGCAAGCCCACGCCCATCGTGCCCAGGCCGCCGGAGTTGATCCAGCGACGAGGCTTATTGAATTTGTAGTACTGCGCCGCCCACATCTGGTGCTGACCCACATCAGAAGTCACGAACGCGTTGCCGCCTGTCACTTCCCACAGGGATTCCACCACGTATTGCGGCTTGATCAGCTCGTCGGACTTGGCGTAGGCCAAGGAGTTCTTGCCCCGCCAGACATTGATCTGTTTCCACCAATCATTCAGGGAGGGCTGGTTCTGCGATTCCTGACGGCTTTGCGCATACAGCTCGTTGAGCTCAGTCAGCACGTCTTTGACACAGCCCACGATAGGCACATCAACTTTCACGCGCTTGGAAATCACGGAAGGATCAATATCGATATGAATGATCTTGCGTGGGTTCTGACCAAAGTGACGAGTATTACCGATCACGCGGTCATCGAACCGTGCACCGACTGCGACCAGAACGTCGCAATGCTGCATGGTCATATTGGCTTCGTAAGTACCGTGCATGCCAGGCATGCCGATATACTGGTCGGCCGTGCCAGGATAAGCGCCAAGCCCCATCAAGGTAGTCGTGCAAGGAGCACCGCTTAACTTGACCAGGTCATTGAGTTCGCTTTCCGCATTACCCAGCACTACGCCACCACCGACGTAAATCAGTGGACGCTCGGCGCTATTGAGAATCTGGACGGCTTTCTTGATCTGCCCCTGATGGCCTTTGGTCACAGGCGCGTAAGAGCGCATCTTGACCTCGCCACGCTTGGGCGTGTATTTGCACGTTGCGGTCGTAATATCTTTAGGGATATCAATCAATACAGGACCGGGACGGCCTGTCGTGGCAATGAAAAATGCCTTGCGAATGGTATCGGCCAAATCACGAACATCGCGCACCAGGAAGTTGTGCTTGACGCAAGGACGGGTGATACCGATGGCATCACATTCCTGGAAAGCATCTTCACCAATTGCCTGGGTGCTGACCTGTCCACTGATGATGACCATCGGAATGGAATCCAGGTAAGCGGTCGCAATACCGGTGACGGCATTGGTGACGCCCGGGCCACTGGTTACCAGTGCCACGCCAACTTTTTGAGACGAACGGGAATAGGCATCCGCAGCATGAACAGCAGCCTGTTCATGGCGCACAAGAATGTGCTGGAAGCGGTCCTGCTTGAAGATTGCGTCGTAGATATAGAGAACGGCACCACCCGGATAACCAAAAACGTGTTCCACGCCTTCGTCCGCGAGCGTGCGCACAACAATATCTGCGCCATTTAATTCAGACATGAGTTTTCCTTTCAGTCTTGCTCTGCAATATCGACTGACCACGACGGTCCGAGCTTGAACCGATGTCAGCAACATGATCTGGCGCTTCATGGCCCACGGGACCACACCACCCAGACACATTACCGTCCGGCCTGCACTCTTCGACACCCAGTGCGTGCACACAAAAACGTATGCGTTAGCTTGAAACGGAAGTCCTGGCATCCCACGCTTGTGACGCGGCCAGCAACAAAGTTTTTAGGCGCAAAAAACCGGGCGGATGGCCCGGTTAACAGTGCCTCGCTACAATTTGCTCGGATATGGAGCAAAAACACCTAGTTACTTTACCTTGACTGCACAAAGCGAGCAACTGTGATTGTTGGTAAAGTGCAAAAAACAGGCTTAAAGCGGGCATACGTAAAACGATATACTGTCTACCTATGACGAGCTGTCCGGGTATTTTATGGCATCGCCCATCCCACAATTAAAACAATTCCTGTATAGCCACTATTTTTTCGGTGGACTGCGTCAGTCCATCGGCGTGTTGTTGCCGGTCATTATTCTGGGCCGTTTCTTCGGTCACTATGATATTGGCGTCATTGCCTCCATGGGGGCCACCTGTGTGGCTATCATTGACCAACCCGGTGGCCCGCGCCGCTACCGCAACAATGAAATGCTCGGCGGCATTGCACTGGGCACGATTACTGTCGGCCTGACAGGCCTGGCCTCCAGTTCCCCCCTGCTACTGGTGCTGTGCGTCCCCTTTCTGTGCTTTCTGTACAGCATGTTCTCTGTCTTTGGCCGTCGCGGCGGGCTGATCGGCTTTGCCGCCCTGTTGCTGATGACCTTGACCATGCGCTTTCCGATGCAGCCTCACGAGGTGCTGGCCCATACGCTTTACTCCTTTGCCGGTGGCCTGTCCTACTACCTGTTCAGCACTCTGTTCCGACACCTGCTCTGGTATCGGGAAGAACGCCAAACACTGGCGGTCGCCCTGTTTGCCACAGCGGAATACATGGAAGCCCGCTCACAGTTCTATGACGCTGCCTCAGACCTGGACGCCTGCTATCGACGGCTGATCAATCTGCAATCCAATATGACCGAAAAGCACCAGGCAGCCCGCGATGTGGTGCTGCGTGAACTGCCACGCGGTTATGGACGGGGAGATCATCACCGCAAGGCACTGCTGACGATCTTTCTGAATATGGTCAGCATTCTGGACTCGCTGGTTGCCACCTACACCGACTACACGGTCTTGCGCCGCCAACTGTCCGACAGCGATTTCATGGTTTTTGCGCGTGATGGCTTACACAAGCTGTCGCTGGATATTGGCCGCATTGCCATGAATGTTTCACGCAGCGCCCGTACAACTCGTCGCTCCAGCGTCAAAGCAGAAATCCGCGCCATGGAATACGAGCTGGAGAAATACAAACGCCAGGGTATGTCCCAGTCCGACCCGGAAACATATGCACTATTAGTTCAGGTGCTGCGCCGCCTGCGTAACCTGAACCGGATCGTCGACCATATGGCCAGCCTGTCTCACCGGGCCAGCCAGAGTCTCCCTGTTGACCAGTATCTGAATAAATCGCTCAGCCGCATGCTGTCGCGCGAGGAACTACGTCTGGGCATGCTGACCAGCAACCTCAAAGTGAAGTCTTCGCACTTTCGCTATGCCGCACGGGTCAGCATTGCTTCCATGGTAGCCCTGGGTGTCGGCGCACTCAGCACTCACTTCCAAAGCGAATTGGGTTTGGTCAGCGCCCTGACCGCTCACAGTTACTGGATCATCCTGACGATTCTGGTCATCATGAAACCGGGCTTTGCCATTACCCGCCAGCGCAATGGCTGGCGTCTCTTTGGCACGGTGCTAGGCTGTGCGGCCGCTTTCCTGCTTTTGAAGCTGACCGACAACCGCGAGCTGTATCTGATCGCCATGCTACTGGCTTACCTCTTGGGCAACAGCCTGGTCCAACTGAACTTCCTGCTGTCGGCTCTGTTCAACACGATCTTTGTGATCCTGTCCTTCCAGTTCCTGTCCACGGGTGGCTCCTTCATTATTGGGGAGCGTCTGGTGGATACGCTGATTGGTTGCGGTATCGCCATGGCAGCCAGTTACTTACTGCCCAACTGGGAGTCCAGCGCCATGACAGGACTGGCTCGCGCGGCCTTGGCCGCAAACAAAGAGTTCTGGCGTGCCGGTCTGGAATTCGCTCGTTTGAGTCGTCTGCACAACCAGAGCCTCAAGAGCGGGCAGGATGACCAGCCCACGACGACAGAGGAGCAGAAGAAGCAAGTAGATCTGGACTTGATGGAGGCCGATACCGCCTGGCAGGTGGCGAACAAGAACGTACACATTGCCTTCAGCAACTTTGCCTCGGCCTTTTATCGCATGATGGATGAGCCCGTCAGCCGTCAAGCCAATGTATCTCTACTGAACAATCTGCTGATTCAGAACCATGTACTGGCCTCGCAGATCAGTGCCGCTGCTCCACTGCTGGCCAATTTGAGCCAGATTCCACCAGGCATACAAAATGCTTTGGATGCGATCGGCGCACTGATCAACGATCAGGACGCCGATCCGCCCGCTTCCATCGAAACCGAAGGCGAGCTGGCCATGCTGGCCTACCCGATACGTCAGATGAGCAAGGCTGCTCAGCTGATACGTCAAGACATGAGAGGTCTGGAATACAGCACTGGCCCGCAGTTGCCACCAGAGCGCAAGCAGGAACTGAAACAGCAGGGGGCTTGATGCCCTACCCAGCGTCCCGGCGGGGAAAGCGGCTGCCATCACCAGCTAATCCAACACATCAAGAACGCTGTGGGCATCACCAGGCAAGCCAAACATAAAACACGAGAGCAGCGGGCTACCCTGAGGCCAGAAAAGAAAAAGACAAGGTGCAATACATGCCCTTGCCTTTCTTCATCAAGCCTGCGCAGTCGTAGATCAGCTAAAAAACGACTTCTGCGCTACAAGCCATCAAGCCAAACGCTTACCCGGCCTTGGCATCCTGCTCGGAACGACGGAACACCAGCTTGTCCTCGCTGGATAGCTCTGGCTGAAATACATAGCCTTCACGATCAAATGCTTTCAAACCCTCAACGGTCTGTACACGTTTATCGATCACAAAGCGCGCCATCAAGCCACGGGCTTTCTTGGCGTAAAAGCTGATGATCTTCCAGACACCGTTTTTCTCATCCTGGAATACACATTGCACCACACGGGCACGCAAGGCTTTCTGATCCACCGCCTTGAAATATTCTTCAGAAGCCAGGTTCAAGACAACAGGCTTGGTGTCACCCTCCTGGCGCTCGTTCAGGTAATTAGCAATGCGGCTGCCCCAGTAAGCGTACAAATTCGCACCACCGGGGTTCTTCAAACGCGTGCCCATTTCCAGACGGTAAGGACGCATCAAATCCAAGGGACGCAAAGCACCATACAGACCACTAAGAATCACGATGTGATCCTGGGCCCACTTGAGCTCCTTGTCCGACAAGTCCGTAGCAGCCATGCCTTCATACACATCACCATTGAAAGCCAGAATGGCCTGACGGGCGTTGGAGCGATCGAACTTGGGCTCCCATTCCTGGTAACGCTGAACGTTCAAGCGAGCCAGATCGTCGCTTAGCTTCATCAAACCAGCGATATCCTCTTCAGACTGAGTGCGCAAAATATCAATCAAGCCTTGCGCCTGCTCCACAAACAGCGGCTGAGTCTCCAGCTCCGTGCGTACAGGGGAGTCGTAATCCAGCTTTTTTGCTGGCGAGAGCAATAACAACATGCGCCTATATCCTTTCTATCCAAACAGATAAAGGGCCAAGCCCCTTATCTGCTATTCACACAATACGATCTAACAGCAATTAGCGAGCCGTCCAGCCACCATCCAGACTGAGCGTCGTCCCTGTCATTTGATCTGCGGCGGCAGACGACAGGAATACGGCAGCGCCACCCAACTGCTCGGGAGTCACAAACTGCAGGGAAGGTTGTTTCTCAGCCAACAGCTCACGAGCGGCAGCTTCAATATCAATCCCTTTTTGCTGGCTGATAGCTTCGATTTGTTTTTCGACCAAGGGAGTACGTACCCAGCCCGGGCAGATTGCGTTGCACGTAATCCCCTTGCCAGCATTTTCCAGTGCAGTCACTTTGGTCAGGCCCACCACACCGTGCTTGGCAGCCACATAAGCAGATTTATTCGCCGAGGCCACCAGACCGTGGGCCGAGGCAATATTGATAATGCGCCCCCAGCCCTGCTTTTGCATGAAGGGCAAGGCAGCCGCTGTGCCGTGGAATACCGCCGACAGGTTCAAGGCAATAATGGCATTCCATTTATCGACGGGGAACTCTTCGATGGGTGCCGTGTACTGGATGCCAGCATTATTAACCAGAATATCCAGCCCCCCCAGCGCCTCTTGCGCCTTGGCAATAAAGTCGCGCGTGGCCTGTGCGTCGCTCAAGTCTGCATTCAGATAATAGGCTTTGACACCAAACTTGGACTCCAGCGTGCTGCGCTCACGCTCGATATCTTCAGGCTGACCAAAACCATTGATCACCACATCTGCACCTGCTTTTGCCAATTCGGTGGCCATGGCCAGACCGATACCACTGGTCGATCCTGTGACGACCGCTTTTTTACCTTTCAGCATAGATACCTCGTGAGTATGGACAACAGAGAACTGAAACCCCAAGTGTACTCGCCGCCCCCACTGCCGGGAAATCCAATGGGATCCTTTTGTCCAGAATCATCAAGGCCCCCAGAGCACAGCCAAATACCATCGGACCCCGTGTTAGCGCATTACCGATATATTTTCTGCCTACGCTGGAAAAAGTCGGCCATGCAAAATATTACGAGTGAATTTTCCAGACATCGGCTATTACTGACACTTTTACCTTAACGTACTCATGTGACAAAACGGCAAACAAACCAAAAGCAAAGAACAGACTGATCAGACCGGCGGAAAACAAAAAAGCCCTTGAGTAATCAAGGGCTTTCAAAATCTTAGGTGGCGGACAGGGTGGGATTCGAACCCACGGTACGCTTGCACGTACGCCTGATTTCGAGTCTTGCCGCATATAAACCAAAGCAAACAAAACCCTTATTTATCAATACCCTCCGTCGCTATCCGATTTTTCTTTGATATGAATTACCTTGGTCTTGTGCCTCTTATGGTCACAAAAAAGTCACACCACGATATATATAGCCCGCAATAGTACGGGCTTTTTTGCGCCTGGAAAATGGCTAACTCTCCCAGCATGCTCCGTTGAAGCTTTGCCACGCGCCATCTATTAATGTTTTATACGGAACACCCTTCTCTTTTAAAAGCTTCAGCAAGCTCTTGGCGTTATGGGGTGCCACATCTAGATAAATCATGACGCCAGGTGATTTAACGCTGGGCGTACACGGCCCATTAGTGTTACCGATTAGTGACACATAGGTGGGGGTTAGATGGGCTGAGTGAATCTCAAAGTGCAATGCTGTCTCCATTATTAGTATTGTGATAAACCTCCCCACAAAGACCTTGTAGGACCACGCGGAAATTTAGCACAACATTTCAAATGAAATAATTTTCTGGATAATTTATTTCCCCATCGGCATACTGATGCCTCTACTTACTTGCGGAGGCTCTATGAGCACGTTCAGGATCGGAGATGTTGTCCAACTGAGAAGCGGTGGTCCAGAAATGACGGTTATTGACATGAATCAAAAAGGCGAAAACGTAAAGTGCGTGTGGTTCATGATTGACAACAGGTCCAGGACTCAGTCATTTCCCGCCGCCTCTCTTATGGCGGTAGAGACAGTGAACCCCTGAATAGACCGCCTCCGGGCGGTTTTCTACGTTTT is a genomic window containing:
- the ilvC gene encoding ketol-acid reductoisomerase, whose protein sequence is MKVFYDKDCDLSLIKGKTVAIIGYGSQGHAHALNLHESGVNVVVGLRKGGASWSKAENAGLKVQEVAEAVKGADVVMILLPDENIAEVYRNQVAENIKPGAALAFAHGFNVHYGQVVPRDDIDVIMIAPKAPGHTVRGTYSQGGGVPHLIAVYQDKTGAARDVALSYASANGGGRAGIIETNFREETETDLFGEQAVLCGGAVELIKAGFDTLVDAGYAPEMAYFECLHELKLIVDLIYEGGIANMNYSISNNAEYGEYETGPKIVTDETRKAMRQCLEDIQTGVYAKNFILENAAGAPTLISRRRINAESQIEQVGSKLRSMMPWIAANKLVDKSKN
- the ilvN gene encoding acetolactate synthase small subunit, translated to MKHVISILLENEPGALSRVVGLFSARGYNIETLTVAPTEDDTLSRMTIVTRGADDVIEQITKHLNRLVDVVKVVDLSEGPHIERELMLIKVRAVGKEREEMKRMADIFRGRIIDVTDKTYTIELTGVQDKIAAFINALDRTAILETVRTGVSGVSRGERVLKL
- the ilvB gene encoding biosynthetic-type acetolactate synthase large subunit, which gives rise to MSELNGADIVVRTLADEGVEHVFGYPGGAVLYIYDAIFKQDRFQHILVRHEQAAVHAADAYSRSSQKVGVALVTSGPGVTNAVTGIATAYLDSIPMVIISGQVSTQAIGEDAFQECDAIGITRPCVKHNFLVRDVRDLADTIRKAFFIATTGRPGPVLIDIPKDITTATCKYTPKRGEVKMRSYAPVTKGHQGQIKKAVQILNSAERPLIYVGGGVVLGNAESELNDLVKLSGAPCTTTLMGLGAYPGTADQYIGMPGMHGTYEANMTMQHCDVLVAVGARFDDRVIGNTRHFGQNPRKIIHIDIDPSVISKRVKVDVPIVGCVKDVLTELNELYAQSRQESQNQPSLNDWWKQINVWRGKNSLAYAKSDELIKPQYVVESLWEVTGGNAFVTSDVGQHQMWAAQYYKFNKPRRWINSGGLGTMGVGLPYAMGVQMANPGQDVAVITGEGSIQMNIQELSTCKQYRLSPKVLCLNNRYLGMVRQWQQIDYGSRYSESYVDALPDFVKLVESYGHVGLEIDKPADVVPAIREAFTTHKDRLVFLNFITDQTENVFPMVKAGRGLTEMLLGPDDL
- a CDS encoding FUSC family membrane protein, which codes for MASPIPQLKQFLYSHYFFGGLRQSIGVLLPVIILGRFFGHYDIGVIASMGATCVAIIDQPGGPRRYRNNEMLGGIALGTITVGLTGLASSSPLLLVLCVPFLCFLYSMFSVFGRRGGLIGFAALLLMTLTMRFPMQPHEVLAHTLYSFAGGLSYYLFSTLFRHLLWYREERQTLAVALFATAEYMEARSQFYDAASDLDACYRRLINLQSNMTEKHQAARDVVLRELPRGYGRGDHHRKALLTIFLNMVSILDSLVATYTDYTVLRRQLSDSDFMVFARDGLHKLSLDIGRIAMNVSRSARTTRRSSVKAEIRAMEYELEKYKRQGMSQSDPETYALLVQVLRRLRNLNRIVDHMASLSHRASQSLPVDQYLNKSLSRMLSREELRLGMLTSNLKVKSSHFRYAARVSIASMVALGVGALSTHFQSELGLVSALTAHSYWIILTILVIMKPGFAITRQRNGWRLFGTVLGCAAAFLLLKLTDNRELYLIAMLLAYLLGNSLVQLNFLLSALFNTIFVILSFQFLSTGGSFIIGERLVDTLIGCGIAMAASYLLPNWESSAMTGLARAALAANKEFWRAGLEFARLSRLHNQSLKSGQDDQPTTTEEQKKQVDLDLMEADTAWQVANKNVHIAFSNFASAFYRMMDEPVSRQANVSLLNNLLIQNHVLASQISAAAPLLANLSQIPPGIQNALDAIGALINDQDADPPASIETEGELAMLAYPIRQMSKAAQLIRQDMRGLEYSTGPQLPPERKQELKQQGA
- the yaaA gene encoding peroxide stress protein YaaA, giving the protein MLLLLSPAKKLDYDSPVRTELETQPLFVEQAQGLIDILRTQSEEDIAGLMKLSDDLARLNVQRYQEWEPKFDRSNARQAILAFNGDVYEGMAATDLSDKELKWAQDHIVILSGLYGALRPLDLMRPYRLEMGTRLKNPGGANLYAYWGSRIANYLNERQEGDTKPVVLNLASEEYFKAVDQKALRARVVQCVFQDEKNGVWKIISFYAKKARGLMARFVIDKRVQTVEGLKAFDREGYVFQPELSSEDKLVFRRSEQDAKAG
- a CDS encoding 3-hydroxybutyrate dehydrogenase: MLKGKKAVVTGSTSGIGLAMATELAKAGADVVINGFGQPEDIERERSTLESKFGVKAYYLNADLSDAQATRDFIAKAQEALGGLDILVNNAGIQYTAPIEEFPVDKWNAIIALNLSAVFHGTAAALPFMQKQGWGRIINIASAHGLVASANKSAYVAAKHGVVGLTKVTALENAGKGITCNAICPGWVRTPLVEKQIEAISQQKGIDIEAAARELLAEKQPSLQFVTPEQLGGAAVFLSSAAADQMTGTTLSLDGGWTAR